The proteins below are encoded in one region of Clostridium pasteurianum DSM 525 = ATCC 6013:
- a CDS encoding cytidine deaminase family protein, which translates to MEQDIWKVLYEKAREVQKPRIISPFIEAGGVSSAILTKSGNIYVGVCIDSASTLGMCAERNAIANMITHGESKIDKVVAIVEDGRVGSPCGACREYMMQLDKDSSEIEILIDYETRKTVRLKDLIPDWWGTYRFDK; encoded by the coding sequence ATGGAACAAGATATATGGAAAGTATTATATGAAAAAGCAAGAGAAGTTCAAAAACCAAGAATAATTTCACCTTTCATTGAAGCAGGTGGTGTATCAAGTGCAATTCTGACGAAAAGTGGAAATATATATGTTGGGGTTTGTATTGATAGCGCGTCAACTCTTGGAATGTGTGCAGAACGTAATGCAATTGCAAATATGATAACCCATGGAGAAAGTAAAATTGATAAAGTTGTTGCTATTGTAGAAGATGGAAGGGTAGGTTCACCTTGCGGAGCCTGTAGAGAATATATGATGCAGTTAGATAAAGACAGTTCTGAAATAGAAATATTAATAGATTATGAAACCAGAAAAACTGTTAGATTAAAAGATTTAATTCCAGATTGGTGGGGAACTTATCGCTTTGATAAGTAA
- a CDS encoding DUF6262 family protein, with translation MADNTKGLKEYAKQKTEVTLEKVDKAIRELSLKGEKINFNSVSNLSGVSKTFMYKNEEVKQRIEKLRDKQTEKVIKQKLKYDKTDKSKDIIIMAKDKKIKELEFENKKLKQQLEILRGNLYEKV, from the coding sequence ATGGCAGATAATACTAAAGGGTTGAAAGAATACGCAAAACAAAAAACAGAAGTGACTTTAGAAAAAGTTGATAAAGCCATTAGAGAACTTTCATTAAAAGGAGAAAAAATTAATTTTAATAGTGTGTCTAATTTAAGTGGAGTATCTAAAACTTTTATGTATAAAAATGAAGAAGTTAAACAAAGAATCGAAAAGCTTAGAGATAAACAAACTGAAAAAGTTATAAAACAAAAACTTAAATATGATAAGACCGATAAGTCAAAAGATATTATTATAATGGCTAAAGATAAAAAAATTAAAGAATTAGAATTTGAAAATAAGAAACTAAAACAACAATTGGAAATATTAAGAGGAAATTTATATGAAAAAGTATAG
- a CDS encoding SPL family radical SAM protein, with protein MIKEIEAKSMLSTSKDPSRWFGVKYTFNSYRGCQHQCIYCDSRSECYGIENFDDLIVKINSAELLRKELSSKRKKGTIGTGAMGDPYTPAEKKYELTRKALKVISDYNYPVHLITKSNLVLRDIDILQEINKIYASVAITITTTNDDLARKVEPFASPATDRLKALGVLSKAGIVTSITMMPILPFIEDNEENIINIVNRAAHYGVNHIVPWLGMSLRDRQRAYYYSKLDSMFPGIRKKYEKSFGYKYSCSVNNYKKLSNILQEACNKYNISLKMPSYEHKLSSVQLNLFDKL; from the coding sequence TTGATAAAGGAAATAGAAGCTAAATCAATGTTATCCACTAGTAAAGATCCTTCTCGTTGGTTTGGAGTTAAATACACTTTCAATAGCTACCGGGGCTGCCAGCATCAGTGTATATACTGCGATTCCAGAAGTGAGTGTTATGGTATTGAAAATTTTGATGACCTTATAGTAAAAATAAATTCAGCAGAGCTATTAAGGAAGGAGTTATCATCTAAAAGAAAAAAAGGTACGATAGGTACAGGTGCCATGGGGGACCCTTATACACCAGCAGAAAAGAAGTATGAACTTACCCGTAAAGCACTTAAAGTTATTTCAGATTATAATTACCCAGTTCACCTGATAACTAAAAGTAATTTAGTGCTAAGAGATATTGATATTCTCCAGGAAATAAACAAAATTTATGCTTCTGTGGCTATAACTATAACTACCACCAATGATGATCTGGCAAGAAAGGTAGAGCCTTTTGCTTCTCCAGCCACAGATAGACTAAAAGCCTTAGGAGTACTTTCAAAAGCTGGTATTGTTACAAGTATAACCATGATGCCTATTTTGCCCTTTATAGAAGATAATGAAGAAAATATTATTAATATTGTAAATAGAGCTGCCCATTATGGTGTTAATCATATTGTTCCCTGGCTAGGCATGTCCCTTAGAGACAGGCAAAGAGCCTATTATTACAGCAAACTGGATTCCATGTTTCCTGGTATACGTAAAAAATATGAAAAAAGCTTTGGCTATAAATATAGCTGTTCCGTGAACAATTATAAGAAGCTTTCTAATATTCTTCAGGAGGCTTGTAATAAATATAATATATCTTTGAAAATGCCCAGCTACGAGCATAAATTATCCTCAGTACAGTTAAATCTATTTGATAAGTTGTAG
- a CDS encoding radical SAM protein — MNLKKKASAFLLEKAMEYVSGNPVEKLPKLLKWADEFDKADNWKVQRNLFHRIIDDPQNIWYQYIMGLYNDIDAGVLQTTFRNFLINAVMVGYPMQRKIEEKYDCNIPWAILMDPTSACNLHCTGCWAAEYGNKLNMTYDELDSIINQANELGTHFFLFSGGEPLVRKSDIIKLCEAHPDCQFTSFTNGTLIDEAFADEMLRVKNFIPTISVEGFEKDTDFRRGDGIFKKVERAMALLKEKKLPFGISCCYTSKNVDMIGSEEYFDQMIAWGAKFCWFFTYMPVGKEAVPELMVTASQREFMYNQIRKFRHTKPIFTLDFWNDGEYSGGCLAGGRRYLHINANGDMEPCAFVHYSDSNIREKTLLQALQSPLFKAYRKGQPFNDNHLRPCPLLDNPGALSNIIETSGAHSTDFQNPEDVHDLSGKCFNVAKNWAPVADELWNCSCSCDSCKISG, encoded by the coding sequence ATGAACTTAAAAAAGAAAGCAAGTGCTTTTTTACTTGAAAAAGCTATGGAATATGTATCAGGAAATCCTGTAGAAAAACTTCCAAAATTACTTAAATGGGCAGATGAATTTGACAAAGCTGATAATTGGAAAGTGCAGCGTAACCTATTCCATAGAATTATAGATGATCCACAAAATATATGGTATCAGTATATAATGGGATTGTACAATGATATAGATGCTGGAGTATTGCAGACAACCTTCCGAAATTTTCTCATCAATGCAGTTATGGTGGGATATCCAATGCAGAGAAAAATAGAAGAAAAATACGACTGTAATATACCCTGGGCAATTTTAATGGATCCTACTTCTGCCTGCAATTTACATTGTACCGGCTGTTGGGCTGCTGAATATGGCAATAAATTAAATATGACCTATGATGAGCTTGACAGCATTATCAATCAAGCTAATGAACTTGGAACTCACTTCTTCCTTTTTTCAGGAGGAGAACCTTTGGTTAGAAAGTCAGATATTATCAAATTGTGTGAGGCTCACCCGGATTGCCAGTTTACTTCTTTTACAAACGGTACTCTTATTGATGAGGCTTTTGCTGATGAAATGCTCAGGGTGAAAAATTTTATTCCTACCATCAGCGTAGAAGGTTTTGAGAAAGATACAGATTTCAGACGCGGTGACGGTATCTTTAAAAAAGTAGAAAGAGCTATGGCACTGTTAAAGGAAAAGAAACTTCCCTTCGGAATTTCATGCTGTTATACAAGCAAAAATGTAGACATGATTGGTTCAGAAGAATATTTTGATCAGATGATTGCATGGGGTGCCAAATTCTGCTGGTTCTTTACCTATATGCCAGTTGGAAAGGAAGCTGTTCCTGAGCTGATGGTAACTGCTTCACAGCGTGAATTCATGTATAATCAAATTCGTAAATTCAGACATACTAAGCCTATCTTCACATTGGACTTTTGGAATGATGGTGAATATTCAGGTGGATGCCTTGCAGGGGGAAGACGATATCTTCACATAAATGCAAATGGTGATATGGAACCTTGTGCATTTGTTCATTATTCAGATTCAAATATTAGAGAAAAGACACTGCTGCAGGCTTTACAGTCACCGCTATTTAAAGCCTACAGAAAGGGACAACCCTTTAATGATAACCATCTGCGTCCATGTCCTCTTCTTGATAATCCTGGTGCATTGTCAAATATAATTGAAACCTCTGGTGCTCACTCAACGGATTTTCAGAATCCGGAAGATGTACATGATTTGTCCGGCAAATGTTTCAATGTTGCAAAGAATTGGGCTCCTGTGGCTGATGAACTGTGGAACTGTTCTTGTTCCTGCGATTCCTGCAAAATATCTGGATAG
- a CDS encoding winged helix-turn-helix transcriptional regulator: MNNQVNIKPFSYAMSLIDGKWKMHILFWLWKVNTLRYGELKKVLGNITHKMLSNQLKELTNDGLILRKEYPQIPPKVEYSLSKKGLSLMPVMQALCEWGNNHIEDI; the protein is encoded by the coding sequence ATGAATAATCAAGTAAACATTAAACCTTTCTCTTATGCAATGTCTTTAATCGACGGTAAATGGAAAATGCATATATTATTCTGGCTGTGGAAGGTTAATACGCTCCGCTATGGAGAGTTAAAAAAAGTTTTAGGAAATATTACTCACAAAATGTTAAGCAACCAATTAAAGGAACTAACAAATGATGGACTAATCCTTCGAAAGGAATATCCTCAGATTCCACCAAAAGTAGAATATAGTTTGTCAAAAAAAGGCCTATCTCTAATGCCTGTGATGCAGGCTCTTTGTGAGTGGGGAAATAATCATATTGAAGATATATAG
- a CDS encoding tyrosine-type recombinase/integrase — protein sequence MAQYDKAPKKEVAFLIFQGDIPKRELNKDEVKKAKFVPEPILKQLDNNIMALDRPQYIPIYILLRETGWRGTDILNLRYNNCLEKIWNNKEENYNYYLCGEITKTGIALLKIPIRDKVAEMVQKCINKAKELSTEENNFKKYLFNTYEGKLKGNPLAKHSLLLTIKRLIEQKDIRDVNGELYHFRLHSLRHTRAKEYVEQGMGISIIQQILGHQSLQMTVYYATVSENTLYEKWKNTEDLELFKVDTKTNKLEKIELSSDKGESLIRYEYVKKNLDAVRVPFGICFKPTKSPCRQQMNHCLNCGSFCTTTENIPEYEEEIQKVRTQIEVSNRCRRELWAEKNEHYLDILEKTLEKVREHKLVHKNGKSREDL from the coding sequence ATGGCTCAATATGATAAAGCTCCTAAAAAGGAAGTAGCATTTTTAATATTTCAAGGTGATATTCCTAAAAGAGAACTAAATAAGGATGAAGTTAAGAAAGCTAAATTTGTTCCAGAACCTATATTAAAACAATTAGATAATAATATTATGGCTTTAGATAGACCACAATACATACCTATTTATATTTTACTTAGGGAAACAGGATGGCGTGGCACTGATATATTGAATCTTAGATATAACAATTGTTTAGAGAAAATATGGAATAACAAAGAAGAAAATTACAATTATTATCTTTGTGGAGAAATAACAAAGACGGGTATAGCACTCCTTAAAATCCCGATTAGGGATAAGGTGGCTGAGATGGTTCAAAAATGTATTAATAAGGCCAAAGAATTGAGTACGGAAGAAAACAACTTTAAAAAATATTTATTTAATACTTATGAAGGTAAATTAAAAGGAAACCCATTGGCGAAACATTCTTTATTGCTTACAATTAAAAGACTTATTGAACAAAAAGATATTAGAGATGTTAATGGTGAATTATATCATTTTAGACTTCATTCATTAAGACATACAAGAGCTAAAGAATATGTAGAACAAGGTATGGGTATAAGTATTATACAACAAATATTAGGACATCAAAGCTTGCAAATGACAGTATATTATGCAACTGTAAGTGAAAATACTCTCTACGAGAAATGGAAGAATACTGAGGACTTAGAATTATTTAAGGTTGATACTAAAACCAATAAACTTGAAAAAATAGAGTTATCGTCAGACAAAGGCGAAAGCCTTATACGATATGAATATGTTAAAAAAAATTTAGATGCTGTTAGAGTTCCTTTCGGAATATGTTTTAAGCCTACTAAATCTCCATGTAGGCAGCAAATGAATCATTGTTTAAACTGTGGCAGCTTTTGTACTACTACTGAAAATATTCCTGAATATGAGGAAGAGATACAGAAGGTAAGAACTCAAATAGAAGTAAGTAATAGATGTCGTAGAGAATTATGGGCTGAAAAGAATGAGCATTATTTAGATATACTGGAGAAAACATTAGAAAAAGTTAGAGAACATAAATTAGTTCATAAGAATGGTAAATCAAGGGAGGATTTATAA
- a CDS encoding flavin reductase family protein, producing the protein MKKEIEVFNYANEIMKAVKTGVLLTTKVDDKINSMTISWGTLGIEWSKPIFTVFVRENRFTKHQLEKNPEFTINIPYGAFDKKILGICGTKSGREIDKIKELNLTLETPNNVSVPAIKELPLTLECRVVYKQKQDECEVTEENKKIFYPQDVDSSFHGANKDFHTAYYGEIVSAYIIQ; encoded by the coding sequence ATGAAAAAAGAAATTGAAGTCTTTAATTATGCTAATGAGATTATGAAAGCGGTGAAAACAGGTGTTTTGTTGACTACAAAAGTAGATGACAAAATAAACTCTATGACTATTTCTTGGGGGACACTAGGAATTGAATGGTCAAAACCCATTTTTACAGTTTTCGTTAGAGAAAATCGCTTTACAAAACATCAACTTGAAAAAAATCCTGAATTCACAATAAATATACCATATGGTGCTTTTGACAAAAAGATATTGGGGATTTGCGGGACAAAATCCGGGCGTGAAATTGATAAAATCAAAGAACTTAATTTGACACTTGAAACACCTAATAATGTTTCTGTTCCTGCTATTAAGGAACTTCCTTTAACGCTTGAGTGTAGAGTTGTATATAAGCAAAAACAAGATGAGTGTGAAGTTACAGAGGAAAACAAGAAAATATTTTACCCACAGGATGTTGATAGCTCATTTCACGGTGCAAACAAGGATTTTCATACTGCTTATTATGGAGAGATTGTCAGTGCATATATCATCCAATAG
- a CDS encoding VOC family protein, whose protein sequence is MKFLNPLIVVSDLEKSKRFYYEVLGLEIVLDFGANVTLTGGIALQTKDTWSTFIHKNDNEIVFGGNVAELYFEEDDFDVFIQKINDIAGINYVHTILEHSWGQRVVRFYDPDNHIIEVGENMIMVVRRFLKSGLSIEETAIRMDVPVDYVKSCLG, encoded by the coding sequence ATGAAATTCTTAAATCCATTGATAGTTGTTTCAGATTTGGAAAAATCAAAGCGATTTTACTATGAAGTGCTTGGTTTAGAAATTGTTCTTGATTTTGGTGCAAATGTAACTTTAACAGGAGGTATTGCATTACAAACAAAAGATACTTGGTCTACTTTTATTCACAAAAATGATAATGAAATTGTTTTTGGAGGAAATGTAGCAGAATTATATTTTGAAGAAGATGATTTTGATGTTTTTATTCAAAAGATAAATGATATTGCAGGTATTAACTATGTACATACTATATTAGAACATTCTTGGGGACAACGTGTTGTTCGATTCTATGATCCTGATAATCATATTATTGAAGTGGGAGAAAATATGATTATGGTTGTCAGGAGATTCTTAAAGAGTGGTCTATCAATTGAAGAAACTGCTATTAGAATGGATGTGCCAGTTGATTATGTGAAATCATGTTTAGGGTAG
- a CDS encoding putative quinol monooxygenase translates to MIVKNVTFYIKSENIKEFIEATIENRDNSRKEEGIVHFDFLQCKDEPNKFLLYEGYKSEEAMEDHLETEHFKKWIDTVEKYFSSPRDKIVYIPFN, encoded by the coding sequence ATGATAGTTAAAAACGTTACTTTTTACATAAAATCAGAGAATATAAAAGAATTTATTGAGGCCACTATAGAAAATAGAGATAATTCAAGAAAGGAAGAAGGCATTGTGCACTTTGATTTCCTTCAATGCAAAGATGAACCAAATAAATTTTTACTGTATGAAGGCTATAAATCTGAAGAGGCTATGGAAGATCATCTTGAAACAGAACACTTTAAAAAGTGGATAGATACCGTTGAAAAGTATTTTTCAAGTCCACGCGATAAGATTGTTTACATACCTTTTAATTAA
- a CDS encoding GNAT family N-acetyltransferase produces the protein MRLKTNHIVIRDFERKDAENLYRIVREKNVFRFMPHWAENGDSPQSYFEYIDWHQTQKNSIDIYENKRYVIALPATDKMFGMVGMGLEDTLNEVEVAYFMSEKYQRKGYTKEAVNA, from the coding sequence ATGAGATTAAAAACAAATCATATAGTAATTCGAGATTTTGAGAGAAAAGATGCAGAAAATCTTTATAGGATTGTTAGAGAGAAAAATGTTTTTCGCTTTATGCCTCATTGGGCAGAAAACGGTGATTCACCTCAATCATATTTTGAATATATTGACTGGCATCAAACTCAAAAAAATTCAATAGATATTTATGAGAATAAAAGATATGTAATTGCATTACCTGCTACAGATAAAATGTTTGGAATGGTAGGTATGGGGCTTGAAGATACATTGAATGAAGTTGAAGTAGCCTATTTTATGTCAGAAAAATACCAAAGAAAAGGATATACAAAAGAAGCCGTAAATGCTTAA
- a CDS encoding AAA family ATPase produces MEKEFNVTGTCIPEMHYMVNTSDKLEKIIKLIEKAKYFIINRPRQYGKTTTLYMLERILDKNSEYLIISTSFEGVGDLIFEEEQRFVKEFLQILADSLFLQHEDLADFLEEQKSKVNSFNDLSKAIARFIIKVNKKVILMIDEVDKSSNNQLFLSFLGMLRNKYLLRNSGKDKTFHSVILAGVHDVKTLKLKIRPDEEHKYNSPWNIASDFDVDMSFSKEEIETMLDDYIKDKNVKLDREYFSEKLYFYTSGYPFLVSKLCKIIDEKIMDKNHKVWKNEYLDLAVKELLKEDNTNFQSLIKNIENNKELYDFISRIILEGESITYIKTDEIVNLGTIYGILKEQNGNCKINNRIYEQLLYNHMMMKVIRKNKYAEMSNYNYRLNFIEKDGSLNVRKILLKFQEFMKHEHSEKRVAFLEEDGRLLFLAFLSPIINGTGFAFKELKGGEEKRFDIVITYQKKMYILELKIWRGDKYHEKGLVQLGEYLEQYGLEEGYLLIFDFRKVKGVSGKTEEVTVKVNEREKKIMEVYC; encoded by the coding sequence ATGGAAAAAGAGTTTAATGTTACAGGAACCTGTATACCAGAGATGCATTATATGGTGAATACATCTGATAAATTAGAAAAGATAATTAAATTAATTGAAAAAGCAAAATATTTTATAATAAATAGACCAAGGCAGTATGGAAAGACCACTACTTTATATATGCTGGAAAGAATACTTGATAAAAATAGCGAATACCTAATTATATCCACAAGTTTTGAAGGGGTAGGAGATTTAATTTTTGAAGAAGAACAAAGATTTGTAAAAGAGTTTTTACAGATATTAGCTGACAGTTTGTTTTTACAGCATGAAGATTTAGCTGATTTTTTGGAAGAACAAAAGAGCAAAGTTAATAGTTTCAATGATTTATCAAAGGCTATAGCAAGATTTATTATAAAAGTAAATAAAAAAGTAATACTGATGATAGATGAAGTAGATAAAAGCAGTAACAATCAGCTGTTTTTAAGCTTTTTAGGTATGCTGAGAAACAAATATCTACTTAGAAATTCCGGGAAAGATAAAACCTTTCACAGCGTAATATTAGCAGGAGTACATGATGTAAAGACTTTGAAATTAAAGATAAGACCAGATGAGGAACATAAATATAATAGTCCTTGGAATATAGCTTCAGATTTTGATGTGGATATGAGTTTTTCAAAAGAAGAAATAGAAACCATGTTAGATGACTACATAAAGGATAAAAATGTAAAATTAGATAGGGAATATTTCTCGGAGAAGCTTTATTTTTATACTTCAGGATATCCATTTCTCGTGAGCAAATTGTGTAAGATAATAGATGAAAAGATTATGGATAAGAATCATAAGGTGTGGAAAAATGAATATCTAGACTTGGCTGTAAAAGAACTTCTAAAGGAAGACAACACAAACTTTCAAAGTCTCATTAAAAATATTGAAAATAATAAAGAATTATATGATTTTATCAGCAGAATAATCTTAGAAGGAGAAAGTATAACTTATATAAAGACAGATGAAATAGTAAATCTTGGAACCATATATGGTATTCTAAAAGAACAAAATGGCAATTGTAAAATAAACAACAGAATTTATGAACAGCTTCTTTATAATCATATGATGATGAAGGTCATAAGAAAAAATAAATATGCTGAAATGTCCAATTACAACTATCGATTAAATTTTATAGAAAAAGATGGCAGCTTAAATGTAAGAAAAATACTATTGAAATTTCAGGAATTTATGAAGCATGAGCACTCAGAAAAAAGAGTAGCTTTTTTAGAAGAGGATGGGAGACTACTGTTTCTTGCCTTTTTAAGTCCCATAATAAATGGCACAGGCTTTGCTTTTAAAGAATTAAAGGGTGGAGAGGAAAAAAGGTTTGATATAGTTATAACCTATCAAAAAAAGATGTATATACTGGAGCTTAAAATATGGCGTGGAGACAAATATCATGAAAAGGGACTTGTACAACTGGGGGAATATCTAGAGCAGTATGGATTAGAGGAGGGGTACCTCTTAATATTTGACTTTAGAAAAGTTAAGGGAGTATCAGGAAAGACAGAAGAAGTAACCGTTAAGGTTAATGAAAGGGAAAAGAAGATTATGGAGGTTTATTGCTGA
- the fabG gene encoding 3-oxoacyl-[acyl-carrier-protein] reductase encodes MIDLDLNNKIALITGGTRGLGRAIAEKLAEQKVKIVVTGTNKERAEEAASEISSAYNVETLGLQQDVSSEESTKEVVKCIINKFKRIDILVNNAGITSDGIMMMMKKENWDKVININLTGAFNSTKFVSKHMLKQKSGTIVNITSVVGITGNAGQANYSASKAGLIGFTKTVARELADRGITVNAIAPGYISTDMTSKLPDKVSREILSQIPMKAYGSPEAVANAVLFLASNMSNYITGQVINVDGGMVMY; translated from the coding sequence ATGATTGATCTAGATTTAAATAATAAAATAGCATTAATAACAGGGGGAACTCGTGGGCTTGGAAGAGCTATTGCAGAGAAGTTAGCAGAACAAAAGGTGAAAATAGTTGTAACTGGTACCAATAAAGAGAGAGCAGAAGAAGCTGCCAGTGAAATTTCATCAGCTTATAATGTTGAAACATTGGGATTACAACAGGATGTAAGTTCAGAAGAATCCACAAAAGAAGTTGTAAAGTGTATAATTAATAAATTTAAAAGGATAGATATTTTAGTAAACAATGCAGGGATTACAAGTGACGGCATAATGATGATGATGAAAAAAGAGAACTGGGATAAAGTAATCAATATAAATCTTACAGGAGCATTTAATTCTACTAAATTTGTATCTAAACATATGTTAAAACAAAAATCAGGAACTATAGTTAATATAACAAGTGTAGTAGGAATAACAGGAAATGCTGGACAAGCAAATTATTCTGCTTCTAAAGCTGGTCTTATTGGTTTCACTAAGACCGTTGCTAGGGAACTAGCAGACCGTGGAATAACTGTAAATGCCATTGCACCGGGATATATTTCAACGGATATGACATCAAAACTTCCTGATAAAGTAAGCCGGGAAATATTATCCCAAATTCCGATGAAAGCATATGGTAGTCCAGAGGCTGTAGCAAATGCAGTTTTATTTCTTGCTTCAAATATGTCAAATTACATTACAGGTCAGGTTATAAATGTAGATGGTGGAATGGTTATGTATTAG
- a CDS encoding tyrosine-type recombinase/integrase — protein MEVVKVRTEDDKERYYVADKEGLPVESILKFIRFRDNTNYARNTLRMYCQHLKLYFEYLEQRELNFQKVTIDDLALFVNWLQNPYKSLKVIPTDKIDSARSPRTINVIVNTVLAFYDYILRHEEYSNNISDRLKKFLSAPSRNFKGFLYGIAHEQKKVTSNILRIKVPKSKPKTLKKDEIEMLVRACNNLRDKFLLLLLYETGMRIGEALSLWIEDFDVSDMIIDIKDRGELENNAEIKTVSSPRRIDISQNLADMFMEYIAEYHTDEVETNHVFIKISGKHQYKSMNYIDIDNLFRKLVKKTNIYATPHMFRHSSLTVLRMAGWQPELLRIRAGHKNIYTTLNTYIHPSDKEIMEEFNKTQSNLKLDIYNEGDK, from the coding sequence ATGGAAGTAGTAAAAGTAAGAACTGAAGATGATAAAGAGAGATATTATGTAGCTGATAAAGAGGGGTTGCCTGTAGAATCAATATTAAAGTTCATTAGGTTTAGGGATAATACAAACTATGCAAGAAATACTTTGCGAATGTACTGTCAACATTTGAAGCTATATTTTGAATATTTAGAACAAAGGGAATTGAATTTTCAAAAGGTAACTATTGATGACTTAGCATTATTTGTGAATTGGTTACAAAATCCTTATAAGAGTCTAAAGGTTATTCCCACAGATAAAATAGATTCAGCAAGAAGTCCAAGAACTATCAATGTAATAGTAAATACAGTTTTAGCGTTCTATGACTATATTTTAAGACATGAAGAATATAGCAACAATATTTCAGATAGGTTAAAGAAATTTTTATCTGCTCCAAGTAGAAATTTTAAAGGATTTTTATATGGAATAGCTCATGAACAGAAGAAAGTTACAAGCAATATATTAAGGATCAAAGTTCCAAAATCCAAACCTAAAACTTTAAAAAAAGATGAAATAGAAATGCTCGTTAGAGCTTGTAATAATCTAAGAGATAAGTTTTTATTATTACTACTCTATGAAACAGGTATGAGAATAGGCGAAGCCTTGAGTTTATGGATAGAAGATTTTGATGTAAGTGATATGATTATTGACATCAAAGACCGAGGTGAACTTGAGAATAATGCAGAGATTAAGACAGTATCAAGTCCTCGTAGAATTGATATTTCACAAAATTTAGCTGATATGTTTATGGAATATATAGCTGAATACCATACTGATGAAGTTGAAACTAATCATGTATTTATAAAAATAAGTGGTAAACATCAATATAAGTCAATGAACTACATTGATATAGATAATTTATTCAGAAAATTGGTAAAGAAAACTAATATATATGCTACGCCACATATGTTTAGACACAGTTCATTAACAGTACTTAGAATGGCAGGATGGCAACCTGAATTACTTAGAATAAGAGCTGGTCATAAAAATATCTATACTACTTTAAACACATATATACATCCTTCGGATAAAGAAATAATGGAAGAGTTCAATAAAACTCAATCTAACTTAAAATTAGATATTTATAATGAAGGAGATAAATAG